A DNA window from Argopecten irradians isolate NY chromosome 10, Ai_NY, whole genome shotgun sequence contains the following coding sequences:
- the LOC138333142 gene encoding protein Wnt-4-like, which yields MGSSTRLYISIVLVCILQNVHASWWYLAILSSSPSSHSPAAQNRVPEQQSDQGSRCSNLAFLTPRQKELCEHESRLINIVSQGASMGISECQHQFSARRWNCSTYNNTSVFGKVLRIKSRETAYIYAISSAGVMYSVTRGCARGDLDHCGCDERLRWRKTGEDFQWGGCSENTKYGAKFSKEFVDANEKNLDESGLMNLWNNEAGRRTVKTSMELLCKCHGVSATCTVKVCWRKMKSFRTIGAKLKAKFDGASLVKVNKKRRKLKRITKDMKKPTKKDLVYLEESPDYCNADAKYGSLGTRGRQCKKDSYGLDGCTLMCCGRGYHTIVKEIKENCHCKFVWCCRIDCKKCSRVVEMHFCN from the exons GTATCTAGCTATATTGAGTTCATCTCCGTCCAGTCATTCGCCAGCAGCACAGAACAGAGTTCCAGAGCAGCAATCGGATCAGGGATCACGATGTTCCAATCTAGCTTTCCTAACACCCCGGCAGAAGGAGCTATGTGAGCACGAGAGTCGTCTTATTAATATTGTGAGCCAGGGAGCCTCTATGGGCATTTCAGAATGCCAACACCAGTTCTCCGCCCGCCGCTGGAACTGTTCCACCTACAATAATACAAGCGTCTTCGGCAAAGTTCTCCGAATCA AAAGTCGGGAGACAGCCTACATCTACGCAATATCGTCAGCCGGAGTCATGTACAGTGTGACACGCGGGTGTGCGCGTGGGGATCTTGACCATTGCGGATGTGACGAACGACTTCGGTGGCGAAAGACCGGCGAAGATTTTCAGTGGGGAGGCTGCTCAGAAAATACTAAATACGGAGCAAAGTTTTCCAAAGAATTTGTTGATGCAAATGAGAAAAATCTTGATGAATCCGGATTAATGAATCTCTGGAATAATGAAGCTGGAAGACGG ACGGTTAAGACGTCCATGGAGCTGCTTTGTAAGTGTCACGGAGTGTCTGCAACGTGTACTGTAAAGGTCTGTTGGCGGAAGATGAAGAGCTTCCGGACGATAGGCGCCAAACTGAAGGCTAAATTTGACGGCGCAAGTCTCGTAAAAGTTAATAAGAAACGCAGAAAGTTAAAACGGATTACCAAGGATATGAAAAAGCCAACGAAAAAAGACTTAGTGTATCTGGAGGAGTCCCCGGATTATTGTAATGCTGACGCTAAATACGGGTCTCTGGGCACGCGTGGCCGACAGTGCAAGAAGGACAGTTACGGCCTTGACGGATGCACGCTCATGTGCTGTGGGCGTGGTTACCACACCATCGTCAAGGAGATTAAAGAAAACTGCCACTGTAAATTCGTCTGGTGTTGCCGAATAGACTGTAAAAAGTGTTCAAGAGTCGTCGAGATGCATTTTTGCAATTAA